One Alicyclobacillus vulcanalis genomic region harbors:
- a CDS encoding Fur family transcriptional regulator, with translation MQAHKDAVQLLKEAGLRVTPQREAILTFLLEYDGHATVDDIYSSLQSRFPSMSVSTVYNTVKQLSQVGLVKEIGVGDGASRFDMNVEPHHHLICVRCGALYDFYLEEPIRLSVPPEAQGFEIEDYHVEVRGVCPKCKEQKPS, from the coding sequence ATGCAGGCGCACAAGGATGCGGTTCAACTGCTTAAGGAAGCGGGCCTGCGCGTGACCCCGCAGCGAGAGGCCATTTTGACGTTTCTATTGGAATACGACGGCCACGCGACTGTGGACGATATTTATTCTTCCCTGCAAAGCCGCTTTCCTAGCATGAGCGTGTCGACCGTGTACAATACCGTGAAGCAACTGTCCCAGGTCGGGCTCGTCAAGGAAATCGGCGTCGGTGACGGCGCGAGCCGCTTTGACATGAATGTGGAGCCTCATCATCATCTGATTTGCGTTCGTTGTGGGGCCCTGTATGACTTTTATCTCGAGGAGCCCATTCGCCTGTCCGTGCCTCCGGAGGCACAGGGCTTTGAGATTGAGGACTATCATGTCGAGGTGCGAGGCGTCTGTCCCAAGTGCAAAGAGCAAAAACCTTCGTGA
- the ahpC gene encoding alkyl hydroperoxide reductase subunit C gives MSLVGKKIQPFKAMAFRNGEFVEVTDQDLLGKWSILCFYPADFSFVCPTELEDLQDHYEELKKLGVEVYSVSTDTHFVHKAWHDVSPAIQKITYTMISDATHEISRNFDVLIEDQGVAERATFLIDPDGVIQAIEITADGIGRDASTLIPKVKAAQYVRNHPGEVCPAKWKEGEQTLKPSLDLVGKI, from the coding sequence ATGTCTCTCGTCGGCAAGAAGATTCAACCGTTTAAGGCCATGGCGTTCCGCAACGGAGAGTTTGTTGAGGTGACGGATCAAGATCTGTTGGGGAAATGGAGCATTCTCTGCTTCTACCCGGCTGACTTCTCGTTTGTGTGCCCGACTGAGTTGGAGGATCTCCAGGACCACTATGAGGAGCTGAAGAAGCTCGGCGTGGAAGTGTACTCGGTCTCCACGGACACCCATTTCGTGCACAAGGCGTGGCATGACGTCTCGCCCGCCATTCAGAAGATCACCTACACGATGATTAGCGATGCGACGCACGAGATTTCCCGCAACTTTGACGTGCTGATCGAGGACCAAGGTGTCGCAGAGCGCGCCACGTTCCTCATTGATCCAGACGGCGTCATCCAGGCCATCGAGATCACCGCGGACGGCATCGGGCGCGACGCCTCAACCCTCATTCCCAAGGTGAAGGCGGCGCAGTACGTGCGCAATCACCCTGGCGAGGTCTGCCCGGCGAAGTGGAAGGAAGGCGAGCAGACGCTCAAGCCGAGCCTCGATCTCGTCGGCAAGATCTGA
- the ahpF gene encoding alkyl hydroperoxide reductase subunit F, with protein MVLDDDIRAQLKQYLELMEGDVVIRVAPGSDDASRDMMELVRELQSMSSKIHVEEADLPRRPSFSLNRPGEDTGIVFAGAPLGHEFTSLVLALLQVSGRPPKVDESVIRQIQSLEGTYEFETYVSLSCHNCPDVVQALNLMSVLHPNVRHTMIDGAVFKAEVEEKNVMAVPTVYLNGEFFESGRMSVEDILAKLGSQVDVSDLNARDPYDVLVVGGGPAGASAAIYAARKGIRTGIVVDRFGGQVNDTLGIENFISVKYTEGPSFAAQLEEHVRHYNIDIIKSQRAKQLRKGDLIEVDLESGATLKAKAVIIATGARWRNIGVPGEKELQTKGVAYCPHCDGPLFQGKRVAVIGGGNSGIEAAIDLAGLASHVTVLEFLPQLKADEILQKRLFSLPNVTVLTNVETKEILGSERVTGIRYADRATGEEHQIDLEGVFVQIGLVPNTEWLGDFVEKTRFGEIVVDSRGQTSVEGVFAAGDCTNVPYKQIIISMGSGATAALGAFDYLIRH; from the coding sequence ATGGTGCTCGACGATGACATTCGCGCACAACTGAAACAGTATCTCGAGCTCATGGAAGGCGACGTCGTGATCCGGGTTGCGCCCGGATCCGACGACGCCTCCCGTGACATGATGGAGCTCGTCCGCGAACTTCAATCCATGTCGTCCAAGATTCACGTGGAAGAGGCGGATCTTCCTCGGCGGCCGAGTTTCAGTCTGAACCGGCCGGGCGAGGACACGGGCATCGTGTTTGCGGGCGCGCCGCTTGGACACGAGTTCACTTCGCTCGTCCTGGCGCTTCTGCAGGTCAGCGGTAGGCCCCCGAAAGTCGACGAGTCGGTCATTCGTCAGATTCAGAGCCTCGAGGGGACGTACGAGTTCGAGACCTACGTCAGCCTGAGCTGCCACAACTGCCCGGACGTGGTCCAGGCGCTCAATCTGATGAGCGTCCTCCATCCGAATGTTCGCCACACGATGATTGACGGCGCCGTATTCAAGGCGGAAGTGGAAGAAAAGAACGTGATGGCCGTTCCGACGGTGTACCTGAATGGGGAGTTTTTCGAGAGCGGGCGCATGTCCGTCGAGGACATCCTCGCGAAGCTCGGCAGCCAGGTGGATGTCTCCGATCTGAACGCGCGGGATCCGTACGATGTCCTGGTGGTTGGCGGCGGCCCCGCGGGCGCGAGTGCGGCCATCTACGCGGCCCGCAAGGGCATCCGAACCGGTATCGTGGTGGACCGCTTCGGAGGCCAGGTGAACGACACGCTCGGCATCGAGAACTTCATCAGCGTGAAGTACACCGAAGGCCCTTCCTTCGCCGCTCAACTTGAGGAACATGTCCGTCACTACAATATCGACATTATCAAATCTCAACGCGCGAAACAATTGCGGAAGGGCGATCTCATCGAGGTCGATCTCGAGAGCGGAGCCACGTTGAAGGCCAAGGCCGTCATTATCGCCACGGGCGCGCGGTGGAGGAACATCGGCGTGCCGGGCGAGAAGGAGCTGCAGACGAAGGGCGTGGCGTATTGCCCGCACTGCGACGGGCCGCTCTTCCAAGGCAAAAGGGTGGCCGTCATCGGGGGCGGCAATTCCGGCATCGAGGCGGCCATTGACCTGGCCGGACTGGCTTCGCACGTCACCGTGCTCGAATTCCTGCCGCAGCTCAAAGCGGACGAGATCCTGCAAAAGCGGCTCTTCAGCCTGCCCAACGTCACCGTGCTGACGAATGTCGAGACGAAGGAGATTCTCGGCAGCGAGCGGGTGACGGGCATTCGATATGCCGATCGCGCCACGGGCGAAGAGCATCAGATCGATCTCGAAGGTGTCTTCGTGCAAATTGGCCTCGTGCCCAACACGGAGTGGCTCGGCGATTTCGTGGAGAAGACGCGGTTTGGCGAGATCGTCGTCGACAGCCGCGGCCAGACGAGCGTCGAAGGCGTGTTCGCGGCTGGAGACTGCACGAATGTGCCGTACAAGCAGATCATCATCTCGATGGGTTCCGGCGCGACCGCCGCGCTCGGCGCATTCGATTACCTGATTCGTCACTGA
- a CDS encoding zinc-dependent alcohol dehydrogenase, with protein sequence MRQLVMEAPSRLRLTEADAAGSPAAGEVRLRTIMGGICGSDAKVYHGHLRHASYPVRPGHELVARVVEVGAGVEVAPGDRVVIIPNTYCGECGPCRRGQTNICERKASIGINAPGGFAEDWVLEAKYVVPVPDEVSNVQAAMVEPFAVAWHAVHRAPIGAGDEVLVLGSGTEGAFCAMLARSLGARVTAADVRDDRLAFVQALLPGVKTALASELPPDHYATVIEAAGAPDAIATAVRCVQPGGSVVALGLAEEATLPMQQFVRKEASLFGSIIYVRQDFVEALTRLTEDAALRASLDQLCAGVWPLEAYDEAYHHALSGKPGKAIISFEGGGSP encoded by the coding sequence ATGCGACAACTTGTGATGGAAGCGCCTTCGCGCTTGCGGCTCACCGAGGCAGACGCGGCGGGATCGCCCGCAGCCGGCGAGGTGCGCTTGCGCACCATCATGGGCGGCATCTGTGGATCGGACGCAAAGGTGTATCACGGCCACCTGCGGCACGCGAGCTATCCCGTCCGCCCTGGGCATGAACTCGTGGCCCGCGTGGTCGAGGTCGGCGCGGGCGTCGAGGTGGCGCCTGGCGATCGCGTCGTGATCATCCCAAACACGTACTGCGGCGAGTGCGGTCCTTGTCGGCGCGGGCAGACGAACATCTGCGAGCGAAAGGCGTCCATCGGGATCAACGCGCCTGGCGGTTTTGCCGAAGACTGGGTGTTGGAGGCCAAATACGTGGTGCCCGTCCCGGATGAGGTGTCAAACGTCCAAGCCGCGATGGTGGAGCCGTTCGCGGTGGCGTGGCACGCGGTGCATCGGGCCCCGATTGGGGCGGGCGACGAAGTGCTGGTCTTGGGAAGCGGCACCGAGGGAGCCTTCTGCGCGATGCTCGCCCGGTCGCTCGGCGCGCGTGTGACAGCTGCTGACGTGCGCGACGATCGGCTGGCCTTTGTCCAGGCACTGCTGCCGGGGGTGAAGACGGCGCTTGCCTCTGAGCTTCCTCCCGATCACTACGCGACGGTCATCGAGGCGGCCGGCGCGCCGGATGCCATCGCCACGGCCGTTCGGTGCGTGCAGCCTGGCGGTTCCGTCGTCGCGCTCGGTCTCGCCGAGGAGGCCACGCTGCCGATGCAGCAGTTTGTCCGCAAGGAGGCGTCGCTCTTTGGTTCCATCATCTACGTGCGGCAAGACTTCGTCGAGGCGCTCACTCGCCTGACCGAGGACGCCGCCCTGCGCGCTTCGCTCGACCAGCTGTGCGCGGGCGTGTGGCCGCTCGAAGCGTATGATGAGGCTTACCACCATGCGCTGTCGGGCAAGCCCGGCAAGGCGATCATTTCGTTTGAAGGGGGCGGATCGCCGTGA
- a CDS encoding sugar phosphate isomerase/epimerase family protein: MKWSICTTGMKDRSLSDILKLVRAWRGAGVPVQGLELWVGHLRPFADAGVRALEDLAAALRDEGLQVPVISGYTYFSRSPRDRDVDLADVRRFSEWAAALGAPALRTFFGHLPSRAASPELWDESLEALCAARDLARQEGVDLLVETHYQTFADSLDSLRNLLDSVPGDLGLIFDAANFHPDHIDPLQVLRGVYPAVRHVHCKNYHWNHQAWYQSMPVSAFDPSGDVDNDRVLREITARGYQGFVSLEYFGQRGWSALLRSLEEARARSA, translated from the coding sequence GTGAAGTGGAGCATATGCACCACGGGCATGAAGGACCGATCCCTGTCCGACATTCTGAAGCTCGTTCGCGCGTGGCGGGGCGCCGGTGTGCCCGTTCAGGGCTTGGAGCTGTGGGTGGGGCATTTGCGGCCGTTTGCGGACGCCGGAGTCCGGGCGCTCGAAGACCTTGCTGCGGCGCTTCGCGACGAAGGGCTGCAGGTGCCCGTCATCAGCGGATACACGTACTTCTCGCGCAGCCCGCGCGATCGCGACGTCGATCTCGCCGACGTCCGCCGCTTCAGCGAGTGGGCCGCTGCGCTGGGCGCGCCCGCCCTCCGGACCTTCTTCGGCCATCTGCCATCGCGCGCCGCAAGTCCAGAACTGTGGGACGAGTCGCTCGAGGCGCTGTGTGCCGCGCGTGACTTGGCGCGGCAGGAGGGCGTGGACCTTCTCGTCGAGACGCACTACCAGACGTTCGCCGATTCCCTCGACAGTCTCCGCAACCTGCTCGACTCGGTTCCGGGCGATCTCGGCCTGATCTTTGATGCTGCAAACTTTCATCCGGACCACATCGATCCGCTGCAGGTGTTGCGGGGCGTGTATCCTGCGGTTCGGCACGTGCACTGCAAGAACTACCACTGGAACCACCAGGCGTGGTATCAGAGCATGCCCGTCTCGGCGTTCGATCCGTCCGGCGACGTCGACAATGACCGCGTGCTGCGCGAGATCACCGCCCGCGGGTATCAGGGCTTTGTGTCCTTGGAGTACTTCGGCCAGCGCGGCTGGTCGGCGCTGTTGCGATCGCTCGAAGAGGCACGAGCTCGGTCTGCATGA
- a CDS encoding MFS transporter, protein MKHRRWWIGVLIAVGVIVNYLDRSATSMATKPIEGTFHLTAGQMGIVLSAFSWSYALLQIPVGAMLDKIGVKWVIRLGMVLWSIACFVTAAATGQGLLLLGRVLLGIGEAPYFPAAVKSVGYWFPVAERARAVSLYDAESKLASAIGAPLLAFAITEWSWRGGFIATGILSIVYVFVYWAMYRDPREDRRLSQEELAYIEEGGSQEEGQAEGGLWRNLGHLLRYRKVWGVFIGFAAYAYSFWLFLSWLPGYLENQMHMSVLKTGWFAAIPWLVGFASELFVAGFFIDWLVKRGRDPLRVRKAVLVVCLLLGLTVIGAAYTHSPGWAVFFISIALGALVCTSSIAMSIPTFIAPKGTVGVLTGFLTFGNNAMGILAPIVTGFIVQATGSFMDAFLCAAVILIIGVLSYAFLLTDLDRIPSPDIRSGAAPEAKVPIR, encoded by the coding sequence GTGAAACATCGGCGTTGGTGGATCGGCGTATTGATCGCTGTGGGCGTGATCGTCAACTATCTCGACCGATCGGCGACCTCCATGGCCACAAAGCCGATCGAGGGGACGTTTCACCTGACGGCTGGGCAGATGGGCATCGTCCTTTCTGCCTTCAGCTGGTCCTATGCCTTGCTGCAGATTCCGGTCGGGGCCATGCTCGACAAAATCGGCGTGAAGTGGGTCATCCGCTTGGGCATGGTGCTTTGGTCCATCGCGTGTTTTGTCACGGCGGCGGCCACCGGTCAGGGCTTGCTCCTCTTGGGGCGCGTGCTGTTGGGCATCGGCGAGGCGCCGTACTTCCCGGCAGCTGTGAAGTCGGTCGGCTATTGGTTCCCGGTTGCGGAGCGCGCCCGCGCCGTCTCGCTCTATGATGCGGAGTCGAAGCTCGCGAGCGCCATCGGCGCCCCGCTTTTGGCCTTCGCCATCACGGAATGGAGCTGGCGCGGCGGCTTCATCGCCACGGGAATTCTGAGCATCGTGTACGTGTTCGTCTACTGGGCGATGTATCGCGATCCGCGCGAGGACCGGCGGCTGTCCCAGGAAGAGCTCGCCTACATCGAAGAGGGCGGATCGCAGGAAGAGGGTCAGGCGGAAGGCGGTTTGTGGCGCAATCTCGGCCATCTGTTGCGCTACCGCAAGGTGTGGGGCGTGTTCATCGGGTTTGCGGCGTACGCGTACTCCTTCTGGCTGTTCTTGTCTTGGTTGCCGGGCTACTTGGAGAATCAGATGCACATGTCGGTACTCAAGACCGGCTGGTTTGCCGCCATCCCTTGGTTGGTGGGTTTCGCCTCTGAACTGTTCGTCGCGGGCTTCTTCATCGACTGGCTGGTGAAGCGGGGCCGGGATCCACTCCGGGTACGCAAAGCGGTGCTCGTGGTGTGTCTGCTCCTGGGGCTCACGGTCATCGGTGCGGCGTACACGCATTCGCCGGGTTGGGCCGTCTTCTTCATCTCCATCGCGCTCGGCGCCCTGGTTTGCACCTCGTCCATCGCCATGAGCATCCCGACCTTCATCGCGCCGAAAGGCACCGTCGGGGTGTTGACGGGATTTCTGACGTTCGGGAACAACGCCATGGGGATTCTTGCACCAATTGTAACCGGTTTCATCGTGCAGGCGACGGGATCGTTCATGGACGCGTTCCTCTGCGCGGCCGTCATTCTGATCATTGGCGTCCTCAGCTACGCCTTTTTGCTGACCGATCTCGACCGCATTCCTTCCCCCGACATCCGCTCGGGTGCAGCTCCTGAGGCGAAAGTGCCCATCCGTTGA
- a CDS encoding MBL fold metallo-hydrolase, whose amino-acid sequence MEIRRFVISPIQSNCYVVAESWERGAQAVVIDPGDLSLDPVFSFIDEMGLKLVANWNTHGHFDHVIGADVLRDQYGVPSFLHPDDLVTWNRAPHWYQTYLAAEVPDLRQPDQWISDGDKLKLGDETFTVWHTPGHSPGSVCLVGERVAFSGDTLFAGTIGRVDLEGSDPNAMLASLKRILAWPDHLEIYPGHGPATRMAHERRHNRFLLDAMRG is encoded by the coding sequence ATGGAAATTCGCCGCTTCGTCATTTCTCCCATTCAGTCCAACTGCTACGTCGTCGCGGAGTCGTGGGAGCGAGGCGCGCAGGCTGTCGTGATCGACCCAGGCGATCTGTCGCTGGACCCGGTGTTTTCGTTCATCGACGAGATGGGCCTGAAACTCGTCGCCAACTGGAACACGCACGGACACTTCGATCACGTCATCGGTGCGGACGTGTTGCGGGACCAGTATGGCGTGCCGTCTTTCCTGCATCCGGACGACCTCGTCACGTGGAACCGGGCGCCGCACTGGTACCAAACGTACCTCGCGGCCGAGGTGCCGGATCTGCGCCAACCGGATCAATGGATTTCCGACGGCGACAAGCTGAAGCTCGGCGACGAGACGTTCACCGTCTGGCACACCCCAGGGCATTCGCCAGGAAGCGTATGTCTTGTTGGAGAACGCGTGGCGTTTTCCGGCGACACGCTCTTCGCGGGGACCATCGGCCGCGTCGATCTCGAAGGCTCGGACCCGAACGCCATGCTGGCTTCGCTCAAGCGCATTCTCGCGTGGCCTGACCACCTCGAGATCTACCCGGGCCACGGGCCCGCGACGCGCATGGCGCATGAGCGGAGACACAACCGATTTTTGCTGGACGCGATGCGGGGATGA
- a CDS encoding LysR family transcriptional regulator, giving the protein MELVQLEYFVAVAMHQSFRRAADAIRVSQPALSRSIQKLEGDLGAPLFVRTAQGVRLTPYGEAFLPHARQALAEVATGVRKVSELAGQERGTLQVGLIYSLGTRFLPDIIRSFTRSHPGVTVRLSEAPTQKLLQQLDQGEIDIAFCTPQRAPHLNCVEILREELVAIVPPDHALAQRASCRLTDLAHEPFVAYARESGIRHVIEKYCAEAGFAPRVAMEGVEDLTVAGLVAAGVGVAVVPLNPQLTQLPVRALKLQESCTRSVYMVWHAHTPLSPVARAFISFVKRMCQP; this is encoded by the coding sequence ATGGAACTTGTCCAGCTTGAGTACTTTGTGGCCGTGGCGATGCACCAAAGCTTTCGGCGCGCCGCCGACGCCATTCGCGTGTCCCAGCCTGCCCTCTCCCGGTCCATCCAAAAGCTCGAGGGCGACCTTGGCGCGCCGCTCTTTGTGCGCACCGCGCAGGGCGTGCGGCTGACCCCGTACGGCGAGGCGTTTCTGCCGCACGCGCGTCAAGCCCTGGCCGAGGTGGCCACCGGGGTCCGCAAAGTCTCGGAGCTTGCTGGTCAAGAGCGCGGCACCCTCCAGGTTGGCCTCATCTACTCGCTCGGAACGCGCTTTCTTCCTGACATCATCCGGTCCTTCACCCGCTCGCATCCCGGTGTCACGGTCAGACTGTCGGAGGCGCCCACCCAAAAGCTGCTGCAACAGCTCGACCAAGGCGAGATCGACATCGCGTTCTGCACGCCGCAGCGCGCGCCGCACCTGAACTGCGTCGAAATTCTGCGCGAAGAACTCGTGGCCATCGTCCCGCCCGATCACGCCCTGGCACAGCGCGCCTCGTGTCGACTGACCGATCTCGCCCATGAGCCGTTTGTCGCCTACGCCCGGGAGAGCGGGATTCGGCACGTAATCGAGAAGTACTGTGCCGAAGCCGGTTTCGCCCCCCGCGTGGCGATGGAAGGGGTCGAGGACCTGACCGTCGCAGGACTCGTTGCCGCAGGCGTGGGCGTCGCCGTCGTGCCACTGAACCCGCAGCTGACGCAACTGCCCGTTCGCGCCCTGAAGCTTCAGGAGTCGTGCACCCGCTCGGTGTACATGGTGTGGCACGCGCACACGCCGCTCTCTCCCGTCGCCCGCGCGTTCATCTCGTTTGTGAAGCGCATGTGCCAGCCGTAA
- a CDS encoding glycosyltransferase family 2 protein: MATWSLCMIVRNEEEVLARCLESVGDLADEMIVVDTGSEDHTVEIARSFGARVEEFAWCDDFSAARNYAFRLATCAYILWLDADDVIRPEDMAAWKALKSALPPDVDAVTAWYHLAFYGDQPSYSSRLIRLVRRAATFCWRGRVHEYLDVRGNIFHAETSICHRPIRHDASRNLRIYEARLRAGDVFDARDTLYYANELFDHGRITEAMTQYEAFLTLPNIWKEDAIFACYRLSDAHLKLGRHEEARRAVLRSFLYDAPRSEACCRLGHAALEQGDLAAAYEWYRLATVCRRPPSFMGFLNRACETWLPHIQLCVILARLGHYRAAYEENERAAAYLGREHPMILRNRAALAPLISPPTEGETDD, translated from the coding sequence ATGGCGACGTGGTCGTTATGCATGATTGTCCGCAATGAGGAAGAAGTGCTCGCGCGCTGCCTCGAATCGGTGGGCGATCTCGCCGACGAAATGATCGTGGTGGACACCGGATCGGAAGATCACACGGTCGAGATCGCCCGGTCGTTCGGCGCGCGCGTGGAGGAATTCGCTTGGTGCGACGACTTCAGCGCCGCCCGCAACTACGCGTTTCGCCTGGCAACATGCGCCTACATCCTGTGGCTCGACGCGGACGACGTGATTCGGCCGGAGGACATGGCCGCGTGGAAGGCGCTCAAGTCGGCCCTCCCGCCCGACGTCGATGCCGTGACGGCATGGTATCACCTCGCGTTTTACGGTGACCAACCGTCGTACAGCTCCCGCCTCATCCGGTTGGTGCGGCGCGCCGCAACCTTTTGCTGGCGCGGCCGAGTCCACGAGTACCTCGACGTGCGCGGCAACATCTTCCACGCGGAAACCTCCATCTGCCACCGCCCGATCCGCCACGACGCGTCGCGCAACCTGCGCATCTACGAGGCCCGCCTGCGCGCCGGCGACGTGTTCGATGCGCGCGACACGCTCTACTACGCCAACGAGCTGTTCGATCACGGCCGAATCACGGAAGCCATGACGCAGTACGAAGCCTTTCTGACCTTGCCGAACATTTGGAAAGAGGACGCCATCTTCGCCTGTTACCGTTTGTCGGATGCGCACCTCAAATTAGGGCGGCACGAGGAGGCGCGCAGGGCGGTGCTCAGATCCTTTTTGTACGACGCGCCTCGCTCCGAAGCGTGCTGCCGGCTCGGCCACGCCGCACTAGAACAGGGCGATCTCGCCGCGGCTTACGAGTGGTACCGCCTCGCCACCGTCTGCCGCCGCCCGCCCAGCTTCATGGGTTTCCTCAACCGCGCCTGCGAGACCTGGCTTCCGCACATCCAACTGTGCGTCATCTTGGCCCGACTCGGTCACTACCGCGCGGCCTATGAGGAAAACGAGCGGGCGGCCGCGTACCTTGGCCGTGAACATCCGATGATCCTGCGCAACCGGGCAGCGCTCGCACCCTTGATTTCACCACCCACCGAGGGCGAAACGGACGACTAG
- a CDS encoding exosporium glycoprotein BclB-related protein produces MSQPGIPNIDPTISVTRDDAINLLLSSIAMEELGLGHLTNAEAEKIQYVLGTLAGATGTQPSLDDLLTLNQSVNTTLDHIIRKELILDSKLNNVMSLASAGPSGPTGPTGPTGPTGPTGPTGPTGPTGPTGPTGPTGPAGSSAIIPYASGLPVALTTVAGGLVGTTSLVGFGSSVTGVTLLGSGQIDLTGAGGTLLNFAFSMPRDGTITSIVAYFSATAALNLLGTTVTITAQLYESTTPNNTFTPISGASVTLTPLTGTIALGQIATGSATGLAIPVTAGTRLLLVFSATASGLSLVQTVAGYASAGVAIS; encoded by the coding sequence GTGTCTCAACCCGGCATTCCGAACATTGACCCGACGATATCGGTCACCCGTGACGATGCCATCAACCTGTTGCTGTCGTCCATCGCCATGGAGGAGCTGGGGCTCGGCCACCTGACGAATGCAGAGGCTGAGAAAATTCAGTATGTCCTCGGCACGCTGGCTGGCGCCACGGGTACCCAACCGTCGCTTGACGACCTGCTGACGCTCAACCAATCCGTCAACACCACGCTGGATCACATCATTCGCAAGGAACTCATCTTGGACAGCAAGCTCAACAACGTCATGTCCCTGGCGAGCGCAGGGCCAAGTGGACCCACGGGACCCACGGGACCCACAGGTCCCACAGGTCCCACAGGTCCCACAGGTCCCACAGGTCCCACAGGTCCCACAGGTCCCACAGGTCCCACAGGACCGGCAGGTTCAAGCGCCATCATCCCCTATGCGTCTGGCCTGCCCGTGGCGCTGACGACGGTGGCCGGGGGCCTTGTCGGCACGACAAGCCTGGTCGGGTTCGGCAGTTCCGTGACCGGCGTCACCCTGTTGGGCTCGGGCCAAATTGACCTCACCGGTGCGGGCGGCACGCTGCTCAACTTTGCATTCTCCATGCCGCGCGACGGCACGATCACGTCGATCGTCGCCTACTTCAGCGCCACCGCCGCCCTGAATCTACTTGGCACGACGGTGACGATCACGGCGCAACTGTACGAGTCGACGACGCCGAACAACACCTTCACACCCATTTCCGGCGCCTCCGTGACGCTCACTCCGCTGACGGGAACCATCGCACTTGGCCAAATCGCGACTGGCAGTGCCACCGGGCTCGCCATTCCCGTCACCGCGGGCACGCGGCTGCTGCTCGTGTTCTCGGCCACCGCAAGCGGCTTGTCGCTCGTTCAGACCGTCGCGGGTTATGCGTCCGCCGGTGTCGCCATCAGCTGA